Genomic window (Vitis riparia cultivar Riparia Gloire de Montpellier isolate 1030 chromosome 4, EGFV_Vit.rip_1.0, whole genome shotgun sequence):
GAAGAGTTCGTcaagaaaagtgaaaataatcGTCCTAATTCCCGATCCGAAGATCTTTCTCTGTCTCAGGAGCCAGAGGTGGTTGTGTATGAGGACAAACAGATGATATGTGCAGAGAACACTCTGCGTCCTACATGTGAAAAAGTGGTTCCAACAGTCACGGACTCAAAAAGGGATTCGTACGTGAAAGTTTATCGTCGGAGTCAGTCGGAGAAGTTGAATCGAGACCGTTCGGAGAAATCTCGCAGAATACTGCAGCGATCGGATACAGAGAAATGCCAACAAATTGTAATCTCCGGGCAGGATCCGGCAACAACTTGGTATCCGGAGGACGAGTTGAGTAACGAGGATTTCCAGCGCGCGATAGAGGCTTTCATTGCGAAGGAGCTGAGATTTCGTCGACAGGAGTCTTTAGCTATTGTTTTACAAGATCAGAACTGAAAATTCTACCATTTTATGGCt
Coding sequences:
- the LOC117913098 gene encoding uncharacterized protein LOC117913098, whose product is MDSFDFDSVKAEKANAMLKYRRLRNVTKLFRFAELFLVLILFFWIFTHLPLAIQISGEYFRKISTVIASHLFVFLFCNAIIVILLFKSSQFSDRNLHVHNAETDIYEEFVKKSENNRPNSRSEDLSLSQEPEVVVYEDKQMICAENTLRPTCEKVVPTVTDSKRDSYVKVYRRSQSEKLNRDRSEKSRRILQRSDTEKCQQIVISGQDPATTWYPEDELSNEDFQRAIEAFIAKELRFRRQESLAIVLQDQN